Proteins from one Microcoleus sp. FACHB-672 genomic window:
- a CDS encoding SGNH/GDSL hydrolase family protein: MKIALLILAIGVGLLTLLEVSLRLLFGFGRTLIYIPDEKIGYLLAPNQRTRRFGNRIEINQYSMRSAPASLTRPASTLRVLLLGDSVANGGWWTDREETISAMMARELGGEEGAVEVLNASANSWGPRNELAYLQRFGTFEAQAVVLLINTDDLFATAPTSLPVGQDRNYPSRQPPFALVEVLNRYVLPSPPVSPELQAVQAETGDRVGRNLEAIQQIKEIVNQNDGQFLLAMTPLLREIGQPGSLDYEKKARLRLNDFTQKEQITYIDFQPIFNAAQQPESLYRDHIHLSPTGNQKVCELISKELSRLLQQKLQEAED; the protein is encoded by the coding sequence ATTAGAGGTGAGCCTGCGCCTGCTATTTGGTTTTGGCAGAACCCTCATTTATATTCCAGATGAGAAAATTGGCTATCTTTTAGCCCCGAACCAGCGCACTCGCCGGTTTGGCAACCGAATTGAAATTAATCAGTATTCCATGCGAAGTGCGCCGGCATCGCTAACTCGACCGGCTTCTACCTTGCGGGTGCTACTGCTGGGAGATTCTGTAGCAAATGGCGGATGGTGGACGGATCGCGAGGAGACGATTTCCGCGATGATGGCTCGTGAGTTAGGAGGGGAAGAGGGAGCAGTTGAAGTCCTCAATGCTTCTGCCAATTCTTGGGGTCCCAGAAATGAATTGGCTTATTTACAACGCTTTGGCACGTTTGAGGCTCAGGCAGTAGTGTTGCTGATTAATACCGATGATTTATTTGCCACGGCACCCACTTCGCTGCCGGTGGGCCAAGATCGTAACTATCCGAGCCGGCAACCTCCTTTCGCTTTGGTGGAAGTGTTGAACCGTTACGTTTTGCCTTCGCCGCCGGTTTCCCCTGAATTACAAGCCGTGCAGGCAGAAACCGGCGATCGAGTCGGTCGCAATTTGGAAGCAATCCAACAAATTAAGGAAATTGTCAACCAAAATGATGGCCAATTTTTACTGGCCATGACCCCTTTATTGCGTGAAATTGGACAGCCCGGTTCGTTGGATTACGAAAAAAAGGCGCGTCTGCGTCTCAATGACTTTACTCAAAAGGAGCAAATAACCTACATTGATTTTCAGCCCATTTTCAATGCAGCCCAGCAGCCAGAAAGTCTCTACCGAGACCACATTCACCTTAGTCCCACCGGCAACCAAAAAGTCTGTGAACTCATCAGCAAGGAACTGAGCCGGCTATTGCAGCAAAAACTGCAAGAAGCCGAGGATTAA